The Amycolatopsis umgeniensis DNA segment CCTCGCCGGGAACTAAGCCGCGCGAAGCCCGGCCGGAGGGACGTCCCAGGCGGTGCCGCGGTGCTCGAGGTACCAGTCCACCGTCTTCGTCATGCCCTCCTCCAGCGAGACGAGGGACTCCGGGTCGATGCCGACCGAAAGCAGCGTCGAAACGTCGGCCGTGACCGGGGTGTTCGGTGTCTCGCCCGGCCGCATGGGCAGGTCGGTGATGCCGACCCGCGGGTAGCCGCGCTGCTCGCAGATGTCGATCACCAGATCCGCCACCTCGCGGATCGTGACCGATTCGGCGGGCCCGATCTCCACCGTGTTCTCCAGTACCCGCCCCTCGGCGGCGGCCTCCAAAGAGGACACCAGGGTGCGGGCCACGTCGCCGACCCACACCATGTCCGAGACCTGCCGTCCGCCGCCGTAGAGCTCCACGGGGATGCCGGACAGCGCCCGGCAGACCAGCGCCGGGGTGATCTTGCGGACCTTGCCCGCGGCGAACGGCGGCGCGGCCTTCTGGCGCGGACCGTAGGCGTTCACCGCGCGGACGCAGTTCACCCGCGTCCCGCGGTCCGCGTTGAACATGCGGACGAACCGTTCGACCGTGGTCTTCGAGATCGAGTAGCTGTTGTTCATCCAATGGTTGCCGACACAGATGTAGACGCCGGGCAGGTCGTACTGCGCGACGGCCTCGAGGAAGTTCAGGCCGCCCATGACGTTGGTCTCCACCGCGGGCCGCGGATTGGTGATCGTCTCCTGGGTGCCCAGTACGGCAGCCAGATGGATGATCCCGTCACAATGCGCGGCGAGCTCGGTCAGCGCCGTCGCGTCACGGATGTCGCCGAGCATGACCTCCCACGGCCCGCCGTCCCCCTCACCACGATGGTCGAACACGACCGGCGTATGCCCTCGCGCGGCGAGCTCCTCGCAGACGTACTGCCCGATGAACCCGGTGCCACCGGTAACACCAACCTTCATTTTTGCCACCTTTTCCCGATAGGCTGGGAATTCCAGGGTTTTTACTTTTCGCAGAATCCCATCGGCGGTATCACCGGGGCGCCTCCAATACTGCCCCGGAAAGGCCGCGAATTCAGCCCAGGAACTTCTCCAGCGCGTCGATGACCTGGGCGGGCTGTTCTTCGGAAAGGTAGTGCCCGGCCCCGGCGATCTTGACGACGCGCGGATCGGCCGCCTTCGACGGCAGCACCTGGAGGAAGTACTGGTGGTTGAACTCGCCGGCGAGGCCCAGCACCGGCATGGTCAGCTTCCCGTACGCCGAACCGGCCGCGATGTCCTGGTTGAGCGTCCGGTACCAGCCGTTCCCGGCACGGACGGCCTCACGCGAGTCGTAGGCGCGTGCGTAGACACTCCGGTCGAAGTCGCTCACCGCCCCCGGTACCACCGAGAGCTGGTTGATCATCGCGTCCACGAGATACCTCGAGCGGCCGGAAACGAGCTGCTCCGGCAGGCCCTGAAGCTGGTTGAACGTCCACCACCACGGCGAGAACTGGCCGGGGCCCGAAGGCAGCAGCGGCAGCTGATAGAGGCTCTTGTCGGGCGCGACAACGTCCATCAGCGCCAGCTTCCCGACCGACTGCGGGTACTTGATCCCGTAGCTGTGCGCGACCATCGCGCCGATGTCGTGGCCGACCACGTCCGCCTTGGCGTACCCGAGTTTCGCGAGCAGCGCGTGGACGTCGGCCGCCAGCGTCTCCTTGTCGTAGCCCGAAGCCGGCTTCGAAGACCCGCCCATCCCCCGCAGGTCGACGGCGATCACGCGGTGGTGCGCGGCCAGCGCCGGCATCACCTTGTGGAACGTCCACCACGTCTGCGGCCAGCCGGGCAGCAGCACCACCGGGCTGCCGGAACCACCGGCGACGTAATGCAGCCGGACGCCGTTGACGTCGGCGTGGGAGCTTACGAACTTACCCGGCAGCGAGCGCGCGAGCGCCGCGTCGGACTGTCTCCACGCCGTGTTCGCGGAGGCCCCCGCCCCCGCACCCCCCAGCAGTACCACCGCCGCGGCCGCGGCCAGCGCGGTCATCACCTTCTTGAACTTACGCATGAAATTCTCTCCCACCGCCAGGGAATGGTTCACTGACACAGCAATAATCAGACGGATGGGCCGAAAGAAGCATCTCGCGGGTTGCGGAGGAAGAAAAAACCATTCCGCGAAAATGACGAGTCCGTGAAGGCCCCCTTGAGGGACTCTGGATCCCTCAAGGAGGCCTTCACGGACTGGGTTTTCAGGCCGCGCGCGACTGGCCGCCCCGCCGGGGAAGCTCCGTCACGGTCGCCCCGGTGGCGGGACGCCGCCGGTTGGCCCGCATCACCTTGCGCATGATGCCCGGCTTCATCAGCGCGGTCGGCGGGTCGATCAGCCCGGCCACCCGCATGAACGCCGCCGTGATGTCGGGATCGACCGTCGCCGCGTACTGGACCTTCGCCATGTACGCGTTGCCCATCTTGACCTGGAGCGTCCGTTTTCCTTCCGCACCGGGGAAGTCGAGGTCGCCGCTGGTCGAGATCGCCCACGGGTCGTTGATGACCTTGGCGATCTCGCGCAGGAACTTCCGCGAGTCCGGCTCGGACCGCCGGGCGAGGTGCTCGCGCAGCGCGATCGCCTCCATCGACGCGACCGTCATGCCCTGGCCGTACACCGGGTTGAAGCTGCAGAACGCGTCGCCGAGCACGAACAGCCGCTCCGGGAACCGCTTGAGCCGTTCGTACCGCCGTCGCAGGCTCGCCGGGAACTTGAACGTCACCGGCTCGATCAGCGGCTGGGCGTCCTTCACCGCTTCGTAGATCTCCTTGGTGGGCAACGACTTCACGAACTCGAGATAGCCACGCGCGTCGTTCGGCGGATGGTCGCCGAGAACACCGGTCAGCGAAAGGATGCACTCGTTTTCGTTGACCTGCCCGAAGAAAGCGCCCCGCGGATGCGAGGGCGAGGCGACCGGGTTGATCGACTGCCAGCCGTCGAACATCTCCGGCCGTTTGCGGAACATCCGGGTGGTGTAGGCCAGCCCGATCTTCACGCGCTCCTCCGCGGGCCGCTCGAAGCCCAGCTCCTCCAGCCAAACCGGCGTCCGCGTACCACGTCCGGACGCATCGACGACCAGGTCCGCGCCGAGCCGCTCCTCCGCCGAAGAGCCGTCCCGTGCCTGCACGCGGACCCCGATGATCCGCTTGCCCTCACGCGTGGCGAGCAGGCCGTGGACGTCGGTGCGTTCGCGGTAGGTGACGTTCGGCAACGCCGCGGTGCGCAGCCGCAGGTGGTGCTCCAGTACCGGGCGCAACGCCGTGATCGACGGCAGCCCGCTGTCGGCGGGCATGACCTGCGTCCCGTTGAAGAACCACTTCATCCGCGCGAGATCGCCGACCGGGATGCCGGAGTCCCGCAGGTCGTCCAGCAGTCCGGGAAAGAGCT contains these protein-coding regions:
- a CDS encoding NAD-dependent epimerase/dehydratase family protein, whose product is MKVGVTGGTGFIGQYVCEELAARGHTPVVFDHRGEGDGGPWEVMLGDIRDATALTELAAHCDGIIHLAAVLGTQETITNPRPAVETNVMGGLNFLEAVAQYDLPGVYICVGNHWMNNSYSISKTTVERFVRMFNADRGTRVNCVRAVNAYGPRQKAAPPFAAGKVRKITPALVCRALSGIPVELYGGGRQVSDMVWVGDVARTLVSSLEAAAEGRVLENTVEIGPAESVTIREVADLVIDICEQRGYPRVGITDLPMRPGETPNTPVTADVSTLLSVGIDPESLVSLEEGMTKTVDWYLEHRGTAWDVPPAGLRAA
- a CDS encoding alpha/beta fold hydrolase, whose protein sequence is MRKFKKVMTALAAAAAVVLLGGAGAGASANTAWRQSDAALARSLPGKFVSSHADVNGVRLHYVAGGSGSPVVLLPGWPQTWWTFHKVMPALAAHHRVIAVDLRGMGGSSKPASGYDKETLAADVHALLAKLGYAKADVVGHDIGAMVAHSYGIKYPQSVGKLALMDVVAPDKSLYQLPLLPSGPGQFSPWWWTFNQLQGLPEQLVSGRSRYLVDAMINQLSVVPGAVSDFDRSVYARAYDSREAVRAGNGWYRTLNQDIAAGSAYGKLTMPVLGLAGEFNHQYFLQVLPSKAADPRVVKIAGAGHYLSEEQPAQVIDALEKFLG
- a CDS encoding FAD-dependent oxidoreductase gives rise to the protein MNEPVGKRAVVIGGSVAGTLAARVLSEFYREVVVVDRDEVLGVDKPRRGTPHTWHAHGLHARGYFILEELFPGLLDDLRDSGIPVGDLARMKWFFNGTQVMPADSGLPSITALRPVLEHHLRLRTAALPNVTYRERTDVHGLLATREGKRIIGVRVQARDGSSAEERLGADLVVDASGRGTRTPVWLEELGFERPAEERVKIGLAYTTRMFRKRPEMFDGWQSINPVASPSHPRGAFFGQVNENECILSLTGVLGDHPPNDARGYLEFVKSLPTKEIYEAVKDAQPLIEPVTFKFPASLRRRYERLKRFPERLFVLGDAFCSFNPVYGQGMTVASMEAIALREHLARRSEPDSRKFLREIAKVINDPWAISTSGDLDFPGAEGKRTLQVKMGNAYMAKVQYAATVDPDITAAFMRVAGLIDPPTALMKPGIMRKVMRANRRRPATGATVTELPRRGGQSRAA